The following nucleotide sequence is from Nitrospinota bacterium.
TTAAGGAAATTGCAAAATGAGCGCGGCTTGTGGAAAGCAAAAAAGTGCCTCTATGGGAGGATTTGAGCGTTATTTGACGCTGTGGGTCTTTCTCTGCATTGTGGCAGGCATCACGCTGGGCCATTTCCTGCCGCAACCGTTTCAGGCTATCGGCAACGCCAAAATATTCAACGTCAATATTCCGGTCGCCATATTGATCTGGGTCATGATCATCCCCATGCTGTTGAAGGTAAACTTCCGCGCTTTGCACCAGGTGCGTTCGCATTGGAAAGGCATCGCCGTCACGGTATTTATCAACTGGGCGGTCAAGCCTTTTTCCATGGCCTTTCTGGGCTGGTTGTTCATCGCCAACCTGTTCGCCGATTATTTACCCGCCGAGCAAATCGACTCCTATATCGCCGGACTCATCATCCTGGCCGCCGCTCCCTGCACGGCAATGGTGTTTGTGTGGAGCAATCTGACTAAAGGCGATGCCAATTTCACCTTGAGCCAGGTCGCCTTAAACGACGTGATCATGATTTTTGCCTTCGCCCCCATCGTTGCTCTGTTACTGGGCCTGTCCTCAATCACCGTCCCATGGGAAACGCTGTTCCTGTCTGTGGCGCTCTATATCGTTGTGCCGGTCATCGCCGCGCATTTTTGGAGAAACCAAATAACAAATGGTGCAGGCGAGGCGGCCCTGGAAAAAACTCTCAAAACCCTGCACCCCATTTCGCTACTATCCCTCCTTGCGATTCTGGTTTTACTTTTCGGTTTTCAGGGAAGCCAGATCATCGACCAGCCGATGATCATCGTGCTCCTTGCGATTCCGATAGTGATTCAAGTTTATTTCAATTCCGGGCTGGCTTATCTGTTGAACCGCCGGTTCGGGGTCGCCCATTCCGTGGCGGGACCCTCGGCTCTCATTGCCGCCAGCAATTTTTTTGAACTGGCGGTGGCGACGGCCATCAGCCTGTTCGGTTTTGAGTCCGGCGCCGCATTGGCAACCGTGGTCGGCGTGCTCGTGGAAGTTCCGGTGATGTTGTCCGTGGTCCGGCTGGTCAACAAAACGCGCGGTTGGTATGAAAGCTATAAAGTGACTGAAGCGCCAGCGTAACGCTGGACCCAATATAAACGTGCGATGGGTTTATGGGCCCTTGGGGGCTCGTGTACCCCTGCGGGGAATGAAGACAAAGGAAAGGATATCACAAGCACATCGAAAGGAGCC
It contains:
- the arsB gene encoding ACR3 family arsenite efflux transporter, whose translation is MGGFERYLTLWVFLCIVAGITLGHFLPQPFQAIGNAKIFNVNIPVAILIWVMIIPMLLKVNFRALHQVRSHWKGIAVTVFINWAVKPFSMAFLGWLFIANLFADYLPAEQIDSYIAGLIILAAAPCTAMVFVWSNLTKGDANFTLSQVALNDVIMIFAFAPIVALLLGLSSITVPWETLFLSVALYIVVPVIAAHFWRNQITNGAGEAALEKTLKTLHPISLLSLLAILVLLFGFQGSQIIDQPMIIVLLAIPIVIQVYFNSGLAYLLNRRFGVAHSVAGPSALIAASNFFELAVATAISLFGFESGAALATVVGVLVEVPVMLSVVRLVNKTRGWYESYKVTEAPA